acaggaatatgaacaatgcccgtgtgctattttcaacagtagagaagctaactaatcccccaccacaattagcacctgaacttctctcagttaataaatgcaatgagtttgcatccttcttcaaaggtaaaattgataaaatacggcagaatattgctcataatatatctcagttgcaaataactgaaaagctgcaatcaccagtgacacagacagacaatttcaacacaatgtcagaattttgtttgattgattacgagactcttgaaaaaactgtacaaaatctcagttcctcaacatctgcattggacattctgcccaccaacttttttaagtctgttcttcaccttataattacagatgtgcttcagatcataaatacatccctagagactggcatttttcctgtgtccctgaaaaaagccgttgtaaagcccctacttaaaaagaataatctggatgcttcagtattgaacaactacaggccaagatcaaatctaccattcatcgggaaaatccttgaaaaaattgtcttcaatcaattaactgccttcttgatatcaaacagctgttttgataactttcagtcaggatttcatgccaatcatagcactgaaacagcgctgattaaagttataaatgacatacgtcttaatactgatgcaggcaaaacatcggccctggtgttactggacctcagtgcggcttttgatactgttgatcacaacatactgctatatcaacttgaacactgggttgggttgactggtaaagttatcaattggttaaaatcatacttaaaagatagaagcttctttgttaccatgggaaattgtacctcaacatcaatgtccttgacctgtggtgtcccccaggggttgatccttggaccattactattcaacctttgtatgctcccacttggacaaattatcaagaacaactcaattttttatcactgctatgcagatgacacccaaatttattttgctctatcacctaatgagtatgccccccttgaatgtctctaccagtgtatcgaccaaatcagcaactggatgtcacaaaattttcttcagctgaacacagataaaacagaagtaattctatttgggggaaaaaagatgaaagactcaggattaccactattcttgacacaaaggggattaaaacaaaagatatggttaaaaatcttggcgttttcattgacagcgagctaaactttgacagtcacatgaaagcaatcactaaatcggcattttatcacctaaaaaacatttccgaactaagaggacttgtgtcaaaaaatgatctggaaaaacttatgcatgccttcatctctagtagggttgattactgcaatggccttttcacaggcctgccaaaaaagaccatcaaacgacttcaggtgattcaaaatgcagcggctagggttttcacacgaacaaaaagaacagagcacattactccaattctaaggtcccttcactggcttccagtaagctacagaattgactttaaagcatcactgctggtgtacaaatctctaaatggtacagggcccagttacctctctgatatgttgcagcggcctaacccaatcagatctaccagatcgcaacagcaaaatttactggtaaaacctgttattaaaacaaagtgtggtgaagcagcttttagctactatgcagtacagctatggaaccaactgccagaggacatcaaaaatgctcctgctgttggcagcttcaaatctagattaaaggccAAGCTGTtcgcagatgctttctgctaactgataaatatcgtcatctttacatgttttaaactttacttaacttttattctattttattctgctgttttttactgaacttttacttcattttattattttatttctactattgtttaattcttattattttttttctctcttcttccccctttattttatgtaattttattttctattgtttactgttttgcttttacctctgtaaagcacattgaactgccactgtgtatgaaatgcgctatataaataaacttgccttgccttgcaacctgaaaaaactgtaagcgcccgtagagtttgtttgacatgacaaaaaacctctgcggccagtctacggcttgaaaatcagcacgtcatgcgtgtgccctccgtgcgtttcttgcgtttttttgcacgtagaccggccgtaggagcacgtacggccggttgtgacctaggctttacagaaaaaccacatgaacttcacatgtgatttctcacatgtgaaatatgtggaaaatgtgttttgcacatggggaacatgttatttgcacatgggaaacgtggttttggcccagttttatgtgaatcacatgtgggaatgttttacacgtggtaacatgttttccacatgtgctttacatggtaacacgttacaaaatctgataccatgtattccacatgtgatCACGTGTGGTAAcacgtgatcacatgtgaaatacatgggaaattcatgtgttttttctgtaagggcttAAATATGTccatttttcaaatttgtatattttagatccttcttatttttttattctatGTATATAGCAGACTTGtggtactcaagtccgactcgtgccccaattttaaggactagtgacttaacttggacttgagcaccgatgacttggattttttctttattttttttgtaacatgccataataatttagcataacatatattttatatctacattaatttttgtactaatttcgtgaaaGAGTGTCACACTTGTGCGCCTTGGTGTGtgtatcagatagactctcgggcacgctctGGACAGCGTGCGCACCAAGCGGACTTTCGCGTGTGCGCTGTAAACGACTcggacctgcacaggattaaggcgctgatataaaaactgtgaaaacgcacttactttgcgaagtattgagttgcattgctgacacattactgagccttatttttccttgtttgggttcctgatccctgatttcctgtttctcgtctttgattctgccgagtctccgatagcctgtttgtgcctcgctcgacctatcgcctgtttcactgttttacgattttgcctgccgttctggattgtcttcacttgcattaataaacacaccttctgcacttacatccgtctcccaaccatctctgacagaatacttcgcactccctgacaaagagaatgcacatccacctgttcatacgtcatgttcaggagcaaactaatgttaatgatgCTAAAATagccaccgtcaaatagtgcAGTCCGAGTCTTGGACTCAACTCAGCTCAATAGTGGACgtgactcggactcgacttgaaattttgtttaatgacttggacttgactcagacttgaacactggggacttgagactggactcggactcaaggtttagtgactcgactacaacactggtatatAGCTAcatttgtctttgctaaattcttctaccttaactgttcaagcaccagtcACGAAAGCAAATTCCTGTATGTGAGAACGTACGGTACTTGGTAATAGGCAGTCAACTTGATTGTGATTCTGATTCCACAACCCCTTTTCACTGAATGCCCCCAAACCTGTTGGCTAGGTGAAGTCAGCTGATTTGTTTTCTTCAGTGAATTCTCTTGTTGtggggtggattttttttttctttttttaatcaataaaggACAATTTGTGGACAAGAAATGtatctttttatattttatttgtcaTCTAATTAAACTATGTTTAAATATTAACCTGTCTCTTGTTCAATTCAGTTTTTtgagagtatttttttttatcatcagcaTCTTATTTTGTTCATAATTTATTGACAAAATTCCCTTCTGTAGTTTGATCGACTAATACTGGTTAGTTTTAAATTAACCGCTAGAATTTAACAATTGGAGACGTTTCGGTAATCTTAATTTTAATCATGAACCACTTATGTGTTTCATGTATTCTTTGTGCTTTGTCTAACTGtggtgtgttttttgtgtttgtgtgacaGAGTTATCAACTGTGCAGCTGAACGGCGAGCTGGATCACGAGCACGACCTTGAGCAGGAGAATGATGAGTCCTCAGCGTCCCAGCTGAACATGCGTGGTGTTTTCCTTCATGTTCTGGGTGATGCTCTTGGCTCCGTCATCGTCGTGGTCAATGCCATCATCTTCACCTTTGTATGGCGTCCATGTGAGCCCGGCGTTCCCTGCAACAACCCGTGTGTTGCCAACGCAGAGTGCAGTGACCACTATCACCTTAACCGCACGCTTGTTGGttttggtgaggaaaaactcaacAACACGAGCACCTCGTTCTCTATAGCCGGGCCCTGCTGGGTGCTGTACCTGGACCCGACTCTGTGCCTCATCATGGTTTGCATTCTTCTGTACACGACGTACCCACTCCTGAAGGAGTCAGCGCTTATCCTGCTGCAGACTGTCCCCAAACAGATCAATGTGAATCTCCTAAGCACTCGTCTGCGCCAGATCGATGGTGTTCTGGCTGTGCACGAGCTCCACATCTGGCAGCTCGCTGGGAGTCGCATCATCGCCACGGCACACATCAAATGCCGAGACCCCGCCTCTTACATGAGTGTGGCCAAGCGCATGAAGACCTTCTTTCATGATGAAGGCATCCACGCCACCACCATCCAGCCTGAGTTTGTCATGGTGAGCTCCGAGTCGCACGCCTCACTCTGTGAGCTCTCGTGCCGCACGCAGTGCGCCACTAAACTCTGCTGTCAAAATGCCAAAGCCCCCGACAACAAAAACACAGGTATGGAGAGCGAGAGTGAAGCCGAACTCCCTGTCTCCACCACTCTAGAGGTCATCAGTGAGTCTCTGGAAAGCGAGCCTAAAGTTCAAGTGGCTCCAAAGGACGTGGCCATCCCCAGTGAGGTGGAGTCGTCTTTATAAGGAAGAATGAGTACAAAGAATACATTAATAAAGACACCAGAAATCATAAATCTATCCAAAAGGACCTGTACAGTTGATGAATTAGAAAATCAGAGCCATATGAGACCAAGAGGGATGCACTGATCCGATACGGAGCATCAGTATGGAAATGATGGATCGTACTGGATCTGGTCTGACACCTCATCGTACACGTTGCTAATTTTTATGCTATCAGGAGACATTGACTGATCTTGCATGTCAACATAAAGACACAAATCATTTTTGCACTCACCTCTCAACAGAAGCTAACTGTGAAGACACGTTTAACTCAGCGGCTGAGAATGAAATCACAAGCAGTGGTCATGAGTTCAATCCCAGCTCATCATTACCTGACAATAGTTGGTTTCAATGGGACTCGTGAATTTGTGCTTTTGACACAGGAACAAATAATAAGCTCATTCGAGCGGTGAAAGGTGTGACAACACTGTTGCTAGGAGAAAGAGCTTTAGAAAAGGCTTTATTttataatttattaatttatttataggTTTATCCTTTAGTAACCACTTCATCCTGGTCAGGGACGCAGTGGATCCAGAACCTAAAAGGGGATCGGTGTGTCCATAGAGAGTGAAATGAGAAGAGAGCTGTCTTTCATTTCCAACATGGAGTGACTCAACTGGAAGAAGGTTCACAAGAGATATTTCTTGATTGCTGTTCTCACAAGTGAAATAAACTTTGCTTTTGGGTCCAAGCGCATTCTATATGATACGTACGCACTCTGAACTTTGAGCCGTCACTGCCCAATGGCTCTTGACCTCTGATCAGGCCTGCTGTTGCATGTGTGCGTTGTGATCGCCGTGTTTGTGAAGCGTCGTCTAAGTCT
This Neoarius graeffei isolate fNeoGra1 chromosome 3, fNeoGra1.pri, whole genome shotgun sequence DNA region includes the following protein-coding sequences:
- the LOC132883840 gene encoding proton-coupled zinc antiporter SLC30A1-like → MACEPNRARLLCMLSLTFSFFVVEVVVSQLTSSLAMLSDSFHMLSDVMALIVALVAVRFSERTQSTKKNTFGWIRAEVMGALVNAVFLTALCFTIVLEAIERFTEPHEIENPIVVITVGVAGLVVNLLGLCLFHGHAHSHSHGKTSKSETSTDCGSAGEETNNLVTKAHGRNSPNGVNPDSRGAAELSTVQLNGELDHEHDLEQENDESSASQLNMRGVFLHVLGDALGSVIVVVNAIIFTFVWRPCEPGVPCNNPCVANAECSDHYHLNRTLVGFGEEKLNNTSTSFSIAGPCWVLYLDPTLCLIMVCILLYTTYPLLKESALILLQTVPKQINVNLLSTRLRQIDGVLAVHELHIWQLAGSRIIATAHIKCRDPASYMSVAKRMKTFFHDEGIHATTIQPEFVMVSSESHASLCELSCRTQCATKLCCQNAKAPDNKNTGMESESEAELPVSTTLEVISESLESEPKVQVAPKDVAIPSEVESSL